In one window of Branchiostoma lanceolatum isolate klBraLanc5 chromosome 15, klBraLanc5.hap2, whole genome shotgun sequence DNA:
- the LOC136420560 gene encoding vacuolar protein-sorting-associated protein 25-like, translated as MAEFQWPWQYNFPPFFTIQPNKDTQAKQLEAWCLLVLSYCRHRRQYSLDVTDAQDSPLFHNQKIGRKLPLEAVYTVLEELRKKGNIEWTDPKKRNRCLIMWRTPEEWGKIIYQWVTSNGMNNTVCTTYELVNGDDTSNQEFHGMESWLLTRALQTLQIERKAELMGSEGVKFF; from the exons ATGGCGGAGTTTCAGTGGCCGTGGCAGTACAACTTTCCACCGTTTTTCAC CATACAGCCCAACAAGGACACCCAGGCCAAGCAGCTGGAGGCGTGGTGTTTGCTGGTCCTGTCTTACTGCAGACATAGGAGACAGTACAGTCTAGATGTCACAGATGCACAGGACAGTCCACTCTTCCACAACCAAAAGATAGGCA GAAAGTTGCCATTAGAGGCAGTCTACACTGTACTTGAAGAACTCAGGAAAAAAG GTAATATAGAATGGACTGAtccaaagaaaagaaacaggTGTCTCATCATGTGGAGAACGCCTGAGGAGTGGGGGAAGATTATCTACCAATGG GTGACATCCAATGGCATGAACAACACTGTATGTACCACATATGAACTGGTGAATGGGGACGACACTTCAAATCAGG AATTCCATGGAATGGAATCCTGGTTGCTGACAAGGGCTCTACAAACTTTACAAATAGAAAGAAAAGCAGAACTTATGGGCAGCGAGGGGGTCAAATTCTTCTAA
- the LOC136420765 gene encoding uncharacterized protein has translation MTVVANDGHDVEPVQVQSILVFPGESYDFEVVGDQPSGNYWIRAQTLWAGKGPDVEPEDRLQEVKAILAYDNASTDEDPMTTMQTCTENSPCRVLNCPFPAFPQGSNTECVYVSDLSSVEEYSMPVESEIEEYFFNFGLHLGSSVNGRKFATPKRPLVFKTPYDVTPCEATCETDGCMCTYMEEIPLGKTIRFVLMNLGIGGKGHHLIHLHGYDFRVLAMGFPDYNETTGRWISQNADIDCGDDNKCNMASWNGARPNLNFNKPPIRDTVVIPARGYVVIEFRSNNPGFWLFHCHQTNHRTAGMSMIIAEALDKLPALPYGFPTCGDFTGTEKPPSGGSGERTGAAKEQSVILVEFEIIQLIIIITTSAALSVTIALVAVSINNARARANKNKEKMPETPADPQHLEDTLPREDGASTFQQGPAEDTA, from the exons ATGACGGTCGTGGCAAATGACGGACATGACGTCGAGCCGGTCCAGGTTCAGTCCATCCTCGTCTTTCCGGGAGAGTCTTACGACTTTGAAGTGGTCGGCGATCAGCCAAGTGGTAACTACTGGATCCGTGCCCAGACGCTGTGGGCGGGAAAAGGGCCCGATGTCGAGCCAGAGGACCGACTGCAAGAGGTGAAAGCCATCCTGGCATATGACAACGCCTCTACCGATGAAGACCCGATGACGACCATGCAAACCTGCACCGAAAACAGCCCGTGCCGAGTTTTGAACTGTCCTTTCCCGGCGTTCCCCCAAGGCAGCAACACGGAATGTGTCTACGTCTCAGACCTGAGCAGCGTCGAAGAGTATTCAATGCCGGTCGAGTCAGAAATTGAGGAGTACTTCTTCAACTTCGGACTCCATCTTGGCTCCTCAGTAAACGGCCGAAAGTTTGCCACCCCGAAAAGGCCGTTGGTTTTCAAAACACCCTATGACGTCACCCCCTGCGAAGCCACCTGTGAGACGGACGGATGTATGTGTACCTACATGGAGGAGATTCCGCTCGGGAAGACCATCAGGTTTGTGTTAATGAACCTCGGCATAGGAGGTAAAGGTCATCACCTCATCCATCTCCATGGTTACGACTTCAGGGTTCTGGCCATGGGATTTCCAGACTACAATGAAACAACTG GACGTTGGATATCTCAGAACGCTGACATCGACTGTGGGGATGACAACAAGTGCAACAtggcttcctggaacggcgcAAGGCCGAACTTGAACTTCAACAAGCCCCCCATCAGGGACACTGTCGTCATTCCTGCCCGTGGTTACGTCGTTATAGAGTTCAG GAGTAACAATCCAGGCTTCTGGCTCTTCCACTGTCATCAAACAAATCATCGGACTGCAGGGATGTCCATGATCATCGCGGAGGCCCTGGACAAGCTGCCCGCCCTGCCGTACGGCTTCCCGACCTGTGGAGACTTTACCGGGACCGAGAAACCGCCAAGTGGAGGAAGTGGTGAAAGAACAGGTGCAGCAAAGGAACAGTCTGTG ATTCTCGTGGAGTTTGAGATCATTCAGCTGATCATCATAATCACCACATCAGCAGCCCTGTCTGTAACCATCGCCCTGGTGGCAGTCAGCATCAACAATGCACGTGCACGTGCAAACAAGAACAAGGAGAAGATGCCAGAAACGCCGGCCGATCCGCAACATCTGGAAGACACACTCCCAAGAGAAGATGGTGCCTCAACTTTTCAGCAAGGCCCTGCTGAAGACACTGCCTAA
- the LOC136421075 gene encoding uncharacterized protein yields MTNGSLQVKRRYVDGPIVPVEETITADGVQRNVIVVNDQFPGPTLEVMEGAQMVVTVVNNLIREATSLHFHGMYMRGVPYMDGVPYVTQCPILPTHSFTYRFKAEPAGTHWYHSHLGSQKEDGLFGAFIVHKTSMPKTSSLPLFLQDWWHENFNYIDADADAKGPKRFFVSLLLNQ; encoded by the exons ATGACAAATGGAAGCCTTCAGGTCAAAAGACGTTACGTAGACGGACCCATAGTTCCTGTGGAAGAGACCATCACAGCTGATGGAGTGCAGCGAAACGTAATCGTCGTGAACGACCAGTTCCCCGGTCCTACATTGGAGGTCATGGAAGGAGCGCAG ATGGTCGTAACCGTCGTCAACAACCTGATCAGAGAGGCCACATCACTCCACTTCCACGGCATGTACATGCGCGGTGTACCATATATGGACGGGGTGCCTTACGTCACGCAGTGTCCCATCCTACCCACGCACAGTTTCACCTACAGGTTCAAG GCGGAGCCCGCTGGGACACACTGGTACCACAGTCATCTTGGCTCACAGAAGGAAGACGGTCTGTTTGGGGCGTTCATAGTGCACAAAACCAG TATGCCGAAGACTTCGTCACTACCGCTATTTCTTCAAGATTGGTGGCATGAAAACTTCAATTACATTGACGCGGACGCGGATGCCAAGGGCCCTAAGCGATTCTTTGTAAGTTTGCTGTTGAATCAATAG
- the LOC136420463 gene encoding NEDD8-conjugating enzyme UBE2F-like, producing MITLSKKLKQAKEGKPVEIAHSPDKRASIRDKLLVKEVQEMESNLPPTCKVNFDDPDKLHQFNITVAPDEGFWQGGTFDFDVDVPEDYNILPPRVQCNTRIWHPNIAENGDICLSLLRETSLDATGWSPTRTLKDVVWGLNALFYELCDFDDPLNLEAAEHWLRDKESFQEKVTSYIERYAKSLAKR from the exons ATGATTACCCTGTCCAAGAAGTTGAAGCAGGCGAAAGAGGGAAAACCTGTGGAGATCGCTCACAGTCCTGACAAGAGGGCCTCCATACGGGATAAACTACTGGTCAAAG AGGTTCAAGAAATGGAGTCGAACTTGCCAC CAACCTGTAAAGTGAACTTTGATGACCCCGACAAACTCCATCAGTTCAACATAACTGTTGCACCAG ATGAAGGATTTTGGCAGGGAGgtacctttgactttgacgtAGATGTTCCAGAAGATTACAATATCCTG CCCCCACGAGTGCAGTGTAACACCAGGATATGGCACCCAAACATAGCTGAGAATGGCGACATTTGTCTTAG TTTGCTTAGGGAAACATCATTAGATGCAACTGGGTGGTCTCCCACACGAACCCTTAAG GATGTTGTCTGGGGTTTAAATGCACTATTTTAT GAACTTTGTGACTTTGATGACCCACTGAATCTAGAAGCTGCGGAACACTGGCTTAGGGATAAG GAATCTTTTCAAGAAAAGGTTACGAGTTACATAGAACGCTACGCCAAAAGCCTGGCCAAAAGATGA
- the LOC136420778 gene encoding kyphoscoliosis peptidase-like, with amino-acid sequence MGSSCSSSSSATVVTTARNVPVKKLRSATEKIDSGIQNGGQHRTAAKTKDTGKNVVSDTSISSSQGSRVLCKQSDLTKETSADTLVQHEKKSPGGVSLNNGGSTRDSTASCNSQDSIESLCKPENSESISTLREEVHVTETEAQEKKRVSSGQCEAIQKEEHKNITIEEKRPCNTTTTATQLSRAADRENVDKSDYKFNGGNAVDTETIRPTATQNSNKLEKTETSGRLKKVELIPDLSVFKELDDYAKQTPEHAETSMRSLVDYLTRPTKTPLERIRVLFMWMATHVKYDVSGYVTGTAYGDTSPEAVFRTRTAICQGYADLFAELCRLANIPCKTVSGKAKGVDYVVGTKFQEPSNHAWNAVQINGFWYLLDCTWAAGHSDISSRTFVFNYKEHYFLTEPEFLVSDHLPLDDSWQLLNDPVSVGTFESWVLLKSGFFDLGLRMSDLSHTKARVPTKSGSTTIKISLHEAMSFVAHLKSSDGKKKSTEIKNCILHEIVDMEACFYVVPPTEGNFKFTIFAKKGTTSGSHDLLLEYVIQCKIPKATILPFPSSNGVTIRGPGHFLLDGVISGTSHPEAIVDVPEGDVKIQFEFDTRLRFMCHFGEDSRWNEYVFTEPEYACATFYVRCPEPGLHSLTIWAKEESGSGDKSYHKHCTYIMRCKKKKPKCVPFPKTFRTWTSGCKVFQPKNGRLASNRAVQFRIRWPKVADVVAIADGKWFHLVQGSDDCWEGKATTGSQGTSLQVAGKRDPNVNSYEWLLQYTVV; translated from the exons ATGGGGTCGTCTTGTTCGTCTTCGTCGTCGGCAACCGTCGTCACGACAGCGAGAAATGTGCCCGTGAAGAAACTACGATCTGCAACAGAAAAAATAGACAGTGGAATCCAAAATGGTGGTCAACATCGGACAGCAGCAAAGACAAAGGACACAGGCAAGAACGTTGTTTCCGACACAAGTATTTCCTCATCACAAGGGTCGAGGGTGTTGTGTAAACAGTCGGATCTGACAAAAGAAACTAGCGCTGACACCTTGGTGCAACATGAAAAGAAGTCGCCAGGTGGGGTGTCTCTGAACAACGGAGGGTCAACTCGCGATTCGACAGCAAGTTGTAACAGCCAAGACTCAATAGAAAGTCTTTGCAAACCGGAAAATTCTGAGAGTATTTCAACACTAAGGGAGGAGGTGCACGTGACGGAAACAGAGGCACAGGAAAAGAAAAGAGTATCGTCAGGTCAATGCGAAGCCATACAGAAAGAAGAGCACAAAAATATCACGATCGAAGAAAAGAGACCGTGTAACACAACTACCACCGCCACACAGCTGTCAAGGGCTGCAGACAGagaaaatgttgacaaaagTGACTACAAATTCAACGGTGGCAATGCTGTGGACACTGAGACAATAAGGCCAACCGCCACCCAAAACTCTAATAAGCTAGAAAAGACAGAAACCTCAGGACGTCTTAAGAAAGTGGAGCTCATCCCAGACTTGTCTGTCTTCAAGGAGCTAGACGACTATGCCAAACag ACCCCGGAACACGCGGAAACCTCTATGCGCTCGCTCGTGGACTATTTGACTCGTCCTACCAAAACGCCACTGGAGAGAATACGTGTCCTTTTCATGTGGATGGCTACACACGTTAAATATGACGTCAGCGGCTACGTCACGGGAACTGCATACGGGGACACGTCACCAGAAGCCGTGTTCAGGACAAGGACGGCTATTTGTCAGGGCTACGCTGACCTGTTTGCAGAATTATGCAG GTTGGCGAACATCCCATGCAAGACCGTCTCTGGGAAAGCCAAAGGAGTCGACTACGTGGTCGGCACCAAATTCCAGGAACCCAGTAACCATGCCTGGAACGCCGTACAAATCAACGGGTTCTGGTACCTCCTAGACTGTACATGGGCCGCAGGGCACTCCGACATAAGTTCAAGAACATTTGTGTTTAACTACAAGGAACACTACTTTCTAACAGAGCCAGAGTTTCTCGTATCAGACCACCTTCCGTTAGATGACAGTTGGCAGCTTTTAAACGACCCAGTCTCTGTAGGAACGTTTGAGTCATGGGTGCTCTTGAAATCTGGTTTCTTTGACCTTGGTCTGCGCATGTCTGACCTTAGCCACACTAAAGCACGCGTGCCAACAAAATCGGGTTCCACCACTATAAAAATAAGTCTTCACGAAGCCATGTCGTTTGTTGCGCATCTAAAATCGTCCGATGGTAAAAAGAAGTCGACGGAAATCAAGAACTGTATTCTACACGAAATTGTCGACATGGAGGCATGTTTTTACGTTGTTCCTCCAACAGAAGGGAACTTCAAGTTTACCATCTTCGCCAAGAAAGGAACGACATCAGGAAGCCATGATTTATTACTCGAGTATGTGATACAGTGCAAAATCCCTAAAGCGACAATTCTACCCTTCCCATCAAGCAACGGGGTGACAATACGGGGGCCAGGCCACTTCCTTCTCGATGGCGTCATTTCCGGTACAAGCCATCCGGAAGCCATAGTTGACGTTCCTGAAGGTGACGTCAAAATTCAGTTTGAGTTTGACACTAGGTTGCGTTTCATGTGCCATTTTGGGGAAGACTCCCGGTGGAATGAGTACGTCTTCACGGAACCCGAATACGCATGCGCAACATTCTACGTCAGGTGCCCTGAACCGGGTTTACATAGTTTGACAATATGGGCCAAAGAAGAATCCGGATCCGGAGACAAGTCTTACCACAAACACTGCACTTACATCATGCGATGTAAAAAGAAGAAACCAAAATGCGTGCCTTTTCCAAAAACGTTCAGAACCTGGACATCTGGCTGTAAGGTGTTTCAACCGAAAAACGGACGCCTTGCCTCAAATCGGGCCGTCCAGTTTCGAATCAGGTGGCCAAAGGTTGCTGACGTGGTCGCGATAGCTGATGGGAAATGGTTCCACTTGGTACAGGGTAGTGATGATTGCTGGGAGGGTAAAGCAACCACTGGGTCTCAAGGTACATCGCTTCAAGTGGCCGGCAAAAGAGACCCAAATGTAAACTCTTACGAATGGTTACTTCAGTATACAGTTGTTTAG